The Chthonomonadales bacterium genome includes a region encoding these proteins:
- a CDS encoding vitamin B12-dependent ribonucleotide reductase: MEAGADAAAPAEPARANGTARSRRKGRPAGLRIERRFTEPGQDVWASVPWEERSAVITGERGEVVFEQHDIAAPATWTQLALNVVASKYFRGHIGTPERETSVRQLIERVAYTIASWGRTDGYFASDADFLAFRDELTHLLLHQKGSFNSPVWFNVGLAGQPNPQCSACFINSVEDTMDSILTLARTEGMLFKFGSGTGTNFSTLRSSREHLQGGGTASGPVSFMRGYDAFAGVIKSGGKTRRAAKMVILNVDHPDIRHFITCKADEERKAWTLIDAGYNGNFNVPGGAYDSVSYQNANHSVRVTDDFMQACVTGGEWSTRNVIDGTTAEVLAARDLMRLMAESAWVCGDPGMQYDTTINRWHTCKATDRIHASNPCSEYMFLDDSACNLASLNLMRFRRADCEFDVEAFRHACRIFITAQEIIVGNASYPTERIARNSQDYRPLGLGYANLGALLMSRGVPYDSDAGRALAAVITAVMTGEAYHQSAIIARDQGGPFAGYAPNREPFLDVMRMHRGAVETIDASLVPPELIDAARGSWEQAIEVGEGHGYRNAQASVLAPTGCLVADSLILTDRGLMRLSLLGDPRGDRWQDAAFRVLTDEGEQDATRFFINGVEPTRRIVTRRGYTIQGTHNHRVKVVDSTTGEWRWKRFADIEAGDVVPLSMGQLAGSPRAVALPPIGEAGRTGDPAPRVPRQVTPDLAELVGYFEGDGAPLSKGPRFRVANPDPDVVDRMVGLLGSLFSLDARTVEYPGHREVIAHSAPLAHWWDACGFSAAAAEPDHPGARRGPRVPDAILATNDPAVYGAFLRGLYGAGGAVEGGAPCWTTPHRAFAEEVQALLLALGVPTATRLERSEWSQSDLYVLRPCDAAAVAAFTAAVGPIGASRARSADGPNAPRERQDELAGHAPRFLYDTVAANEDGGEQMTYDLSVPGNVTYIAGGFISHNTIGFMMDCDTTGIEPDIAIVKYKSLVGGGMMKIVNNTVPEALARLGYDAAQARAIVDYIDAHDTIEGAPGVRAEDLPVFDCAFKPSRGTRSIHYMGHVKMMAAVQPFLSGAISKTVNMPHDATPDEIVSVFVEGWRLGLKAIAIYRDGSKRTQPLMTRRSDDEPARATAIASGSAGARDEREGASAPAVTGVSSPYRPVRHKLPDERRAITHKFSVAGHEGYITVGMYEDGAPGEIFLTMSKEGSTISGLMDTIATMTSLALQYGVPLETLVGKFAHMRFEPSGITPNPDIRFAKSIPDYIFRWLGIKYLPSVAQPPTEEVSLNGILEAGAEAAPPTAEPAPARPNYAAREREIFELQADAPTCADCGALMVRNGACYKCLNCGSVLGCS; the protein is encoded by the coding sequence CCCGCGACCTGGACGCAACTGGCGCTCAACGTCGTCGCCTCCAAGTACTTTCGCGGCCATATCGGCACGCCGGAGCGCGAGACCAGCGTGCGCCAGCTCATCGAGCGCGTCGCCTACACGATCGCCAGTTGGGGCCGCACCGACGGCTACTTTGCCTCCGACGCGGACTTCCTTGCCTTCCGTGACGAACTGACGCATCTACTCCTCCACCAGAAGGGCTCCTTCAACTCGCCTGTCTGGTTCAACGTGGGGCTGGCGGGGCAGCCGAACCCCCAGTGCTCGGCCTGCTTCATCAACTCCGTCGAGGACACGATGGACAGCATCCTGACCCTCGCCCGCACCGAGGGCATGCTGTTCAAGTTCGGCTCCGGAACAGGCACCAACTTCTCCACGCTCCGCTCGTCCCGAGAGCACCTCCAGGGTGGCGGCACCGCGTCCGGCCCGGTCTCGTTCATGCGCGGCTACGACGCCTTCGCCGGCGTCATTAAGTCCGGTGGCAAGACCCGTCGCGCCGCCAAGATGGTGATCCTGAACGTGGACCATCCGGACATCCGGCACTTCATCACGTGCAAGGCCGACGAAGAGCGCAAGGCCTGGACGCTGATCGACGCTGGCTACAACGGCAACTTCAACGTGCCGGGCGGCGCCTACGACAGCGTCAGCTACCAGAACGCCAACCACTCGGTGCGCGTGACCGATGACTTCATGCAGGCCTGCGTGACGGGCGGCGAGTGGAGCACTCGCAACGTGATCGACGGTACAACGGCCGAGGTGCTCGCCGCGCGCGACCTGATGCGGCTGATGGCCGAGAGCGCGTGGGTGTGCGGCGACCCGGGGATGCAGTACGACACCACCATCAATCGCTGGCACACCTGCAAGGCGACCGACCGGATCCACGCCAGCAATCCCTGCTCCGAGTACATGTTCCTGGACGACAGCGCCTGCAACCTGGCCTCGCTCAACCTGATGCGCTTCCGAAGGGCGGACTGCGAGTTCGACGTGGAGGCGTTTCGCCACGCATGCCGCATCTTCATCACCGCGCAGGAGATCATCGTCGGCAACGCCAGCTATCCCACGGAACGGATCGCGCGCAACAGCCAGGACTACCGGCCGCTCGGCCTTGGCTACGCGAACCTCGGCGCCCTGCTCATGTCGCGCGGAGTGCCCTACGACAGCGACGCGGGGCGCGCGCTGGCCGCGGTCATCACCGCCGTGATGACCGGCGAAGCGTACCATCAGTCCGCCATCATCGCGCGCGACCAGGGCGGCCCGTTCGCCGGCTACGCGCCGAACCGCGAGCCGTTCCTCGACGTGATGCGCATGCACCGCGGCGCCGTCGAGACCATCGACGCCAGCCTCGTGCCGCCCGAGCTGATCGACGCGGCGCGCGGGAGTTGGGAACAGGCCATCGAGGTGGGTGAGGGCCACGGCTACCGCAACGCGCAGGCCAGCGTTCTGGCCCCTACCGGCTGCCTCGTCGCCGATTCGCTGATCCTCACCGATCGCGGCCTCATGCGCCTGAGCCTTCTCGGCGATCCGCGCGGTGACCGCTGGCAGGACGCTGCGTTCCGCGTATTGACCGACGAGGGGGAGCAGGACGCGACGCGCTTCTTCATTAACGGTGTCGAGCCGACGCGCCGCATCGTCACGCGCCGCGGCTACACCATCCAGGGGACGCACAACCACCGCGTGAAGGTCGTCGACTCCACGACGGGCGAGTGGAGGTGGAAGCGGTTCGCCGACATCGAGGCGGGCGACGTGGTGCCGCTGTCGATGGGGCAGCTCGCCGGATCGCCGCGCGCCGTTGCGCTGCCGCCGATCGGGGAGGCGGGCCGGACAGGCGACCCCGCGCCGCGGGTGCCACGCCAGGTGACGCCGGACCTGGCCGAACTGGTCGGCTACTTCGAGGGCGACGGCGCGCCGCTCTCCAAGGGCCCGCGCTTCCGCGTCGCGAACCCGGACCCGGACGTCGTTGACCGCATGGTCGGTCTCCTGGGGTCGCTCTTCAGCCTGGACGCGCGGACCGTGGAGTACCCTGGCCACCGCGAGGTGATCGCGCACTCGGCGCCCCTGGCTCACTGGTGGGATGCCTGCGGGTTCTCGGCGGCGGCCGCGGAGCCCGATCACCCGGGCGCGCGCAGAGGACCCCGCGTGCCGGACGCCATCCTCGCGACCAACGACCCGGCAGTCTATGGCGCCTTCCTTCGCGGGTTGTACGGGGCCGGCGGAGCGGTTGAGGGGGGCGCGCCGTGCTGGACGACGCCGCACCGCGCGTTCGCCGAGGAGGTCCAGGCCCTGCTCCTCGCGCTTGGCGTCCCGACCGCTACGCGGCTCGAGAGGAGCGAGTGGAGCCAGTCGGACCTGTACGTGCTGCGGCCGTGCGACGCCGCCGCCGTGGCCGCGTTCACGGCGGCGGTCGGGCCGATCGGCGCGAGCAGGGCCCGGTCTGCCGACGGGCCAAACGCACCGCGCGAGAGACAGGACGAGCTCGCGGGCCACGCGCCGCGGTTCCTCTACGACACCGTCGCCGCCAACGAGGACGGCGGCGAGCAGATGACTTACGATCTCTCGGTTCCAGGGAACGTGACGTATATCGCCGGCGGCTTCATCTCGCATAACACCATCGGGTTCATGATGGACTGCGACACGACGGGCATCGAGCCGGACATCGCCATAGTCAAGTACAAGAGCCTGGTAGGCGGCGGGATGATGAAGATCGTCAACAACACCGTGCCGGAGGCGCTCGCGCGCCTGGGCTATGACGCGGCGCAGGCCCGGGCGATCGTCGACTACATCGACGCGCACGACACCATCGAGGGAGCGCCCGGCGTGCGCGCGGAGGATCTGCCGGTGTTCGACTGCGCGTTCAAGCCGTCGCGCGGGACCCGGTCGATCCATTACATGGGGCACGTGAAGATGATGGCGGCCGTGCAGCCGTTCCTCAGCGGCGCCATCTCCAAGACGGTGAACATGCCTCACGACGCGACGCCGGACGAGATCGTGAGCGTCTTTGTGGAGGGCTGGAGGCTCGGTCTAAAGGCGATCGCCATCTATCGCGATGGCTCCAAGCGCACGCAGCCGCTCATGACCAGGCGCTCCGATGACGAGCCCGCCCGCGCCACGGCAATCGCCTCCGGCTCGGCGGGCGCCAGGGACGAGCGCGAGGGCGCCTCCGCGCCCGCTGTGACGGGCGTCTCGTCCCCCTACCGGCCGGTTCGCCACAAGCTCCCCGACGAGCGTCGGGCGATCACGCACAAGTTCAGCGTGGCTGGTCACGAGGGGTACATCACGGTCGGCATGTACGAGGATGGGGCGCCGGGCGAGATCTTTCTGACGATGAGCAAGGAGGGCTCGACGATCTCTGGCCTCATGGACACAATCGCCACCATGACGTCGCTCGCGCTTCAGTATGGGGTGCCACTCGAGACCCTCGTGGGCAAGTTCGCGCACATGCGCTTCGAGCCATCGGGCATCACCCCGAACCCGGACATTCGCTTCGCCAAGTCGATCCCGGACTACATCTTCCGGTGGCTGGGCATCAAGTACCTGCCCTCCGTGGCGCAGCCGCCCACCGAGGAGGTCTCGCTCAACGGCATACTGGAAGCCGGCGCCGAAGCCGCGCCCCCGACGGCCGAGCCTGCCCCGGCGCGTCCGAACTACGCCGCGCGAGAGCGGGAGATATTCGAGTTGCAGGCGGACGCCCCGACCTGCGCCGACTGCGGGGCCCTGATGGTCCGCAACGGCGCCTGTTACAAGTGCCTCAACTGCGGCTCGGTGCTCGGCTGCTCCTAG